In Capsicum annuum cultivar UCD-10X-F1 chromosome 11, UCD10Xv1.1, whole genome shotgun sequence, one genomic interval encodes:
- the LOC107848150 gene encoding UPF0481 protein At3g47200 isoform X2, producing MDLTLISCQEMDLGSNSTSKASPGDETMEDVSLGACGRKIPRVPLAMLQMEFKDLNPTRSTSEYCSDYSPMVVSIGPYHHGKPELQGVQNFKQELLDLFISGGRTTDDSILEDFMEHIDIARSYYMEGSVAAYSKEELAKMMLLDACFIISVNDTDTAKRISSRLGKLVLSLAFRDILLLENQIPFWFVKRFWKIRQGPAYANWWIKNFICRVIYGNHRNEAGDIGSDNDLPLFLLEALRRAIVAGTWTKSYKPKHHDDYVAADDHDIEAKRYDYSFHSVRDLKEKGIYFKPGRTGLVNDIKFKSFCFYGRVELPTFIVTNRSRVWLKNIIAYEMSPGTNVGLEVISYINFMKSIINDPKDVQELRDKRILINRLNSDDEVVKLFKEINTCGLDDDQFVLRVKERIQKHYNNKAKTWMSELIITHFLTPWKALALLAAIFILFLTASQTYFTVFPRD from the exons ATGGACCTGACTCTGATATCATGTCAAGAAATGGatcttgggtctaactcaacctcaaaagctagcccTGGAG ACGAGACTATGGAAGATGTTTCGTTGGGTGCTTGTGGGCGGAAAATACCTAGAGTTCCACTGGCAATGTTACAGATGGAATTCAAAGATCTCAATCCCACGAG GTCTACTAGTGAGTATTGCAGTGACTATAGTCCCATGGTAGTTTCTATCGGGCCTTACCATCACGGGAAGCCTGAGCTTCAAGGTGTTCAGAACTTCAAGCAGGAActacttgatttatttatttctgGAGGTCGCACGACTGATGATTCCATACTCGAAGATTTCATGGAGCATATTGACATCGCGAGAAGTTATTATATGGAGGGGTCCGTTGCTGCTTATAGTAAAGAGGAATTAGCGAAAATGATGCTTCTGGATGCCTGTTTCATCATCTCAGTGAATGACACGGATACAGCCAAAAGAATTAGTAGTCGTCTTGGAAAACTGGTGTTGTCATTGGCTTTCCGCGACATACTTTTGCTTGAGAATCAAATACCGTTTTGGTTTGTCAAGCGATTTTGGAAGATACGACAGGGGCCAGCTTACGCAAATTGGTGGATCAAGAATTTTATATGCAGAGTTATATATGGAAATCACAGAAATGAAGCTGGGGATATTGGAAGTGATAACGACCTGCCACTCTTTCTTCTTGAAGCTCTCCGAAGAGCGATTGTCGCAGGAACATGGACCAAATCCTACAAACCAAAACATCATGATGATTACGTCGCTGCTGATGATCACGACATTGAAGCAAAGAGATACGATTACTCGTTTCATTCAGTCAGAGATCTCAAAGAAAAGGGGATCTATTTTAAGCCTGGCAGAACTGGTTTAGTGAACGACATAAAGTTCAAGTCATTCTGCTTCTACGGCAGGGTTGAATTACCAACATTCATCGTGACAAACAGGTCACGCGTTTGGCTGAAGAACATAATAGCTTATGAAATGAGCCCGGGGACAAATGTGGGATTGGAAGTAATATCTTACATAAATTTTATGAAGTCCATCATCAATGATCCAAAAGATGTGCAAGAACTACGAGACAAAAGGATACTCATCAATCGACTCAACAGTGACGATGAAGTAGTCAAATTGTTCAAGGAGATCAATACTTGCGGCTTGGATGACGATCAGTTTGTTCTCAGGGTCAAAGAGAGAATACAGAAGCACTATAATAACAAGGCAAAGACATGGATGTCTGAACTAATTATCACTCACTTTCTCACTCCATGGAAGGCACTTGCATTACTTGCTgctattttcattctttttttgacTGCTTCTCAAACCTATTTCACTGTTTTTCCAAGAGATTGA
- the LOC107846807 gene encoding transcription factor bHLH19 — protein sequence MDDLTLIFSHHNNGEKSRKRLHEEDDLSCIISFNTQQYSDKRCHFLTYPPIRDANNSISFSKINNNNIGAKFGGKRRGKQAHEHLLAERNRRKKISELFGSLASLLPGLNKMDKASILEGATNRIKQLGERGETMQHHHDTKTNNEISSIEMVKSNLPQVEVRSLEEELLITILLYSKNQQKGIIDEILSVIQRLHLTIKTTNFMPFGSISMHITVVAQMKVGFCLTTNFLVEKLRASIIKL from the exons ATGGATGATCTTACTCTTATTTTTTCTCATCATAATAAtggtgaaaaatcaagaaaacgaCTTCATGAAGAAGATGATTTATCTTGTATAATTTCTTTCAACACACAACAATATTCAGACAAACGTTGTCACTTTCTGACTTATCCGCCTATAAGAGACGCAAATAATAGTATAAGTTTTTCgaagattaataataataatattggtGCAAAATTTGGAGGAAAAAGGAGGGGAAAGCAAGCACATGAACATTTGTTAGctgaaagaaatagaagaaaaaagattTCGGAATTATTTGGTTCATTAGCCTCTCTTCTTCCTGGCCTCAACAAG atggACAAGGCATCAATTCTTGAAGGAGCAACCAATCGCATTAAACAACTTGGTGAAAGGGGAGAAACAATGCAACATCATCATGACACCAAAACAAACAATGAAATATCTTCAATAGAAATGGTGAAGAGTAATTTACCACAAGTTGAAGTAAGAAGTTTAGAAGAGGAATTGTTGATTACAATATTATTATACTCCAAAAACCAACAAAAAGGAATTATTGATGAAATATTAAGTGTGATTCAAAGGCTTCATTTGACTATCAAGACCACTAATTTCATGCCATTTGGCAGCATCTCAATGCACATTACAGTTGTTGCTCAG ATGAAGGTTGGATTTTGTCTAACAACAAATTTTCTTGTTGAGAAATTAAGAGCGTCGATAATTAAACTGTAA
- the LOC107848150 gene encoding UPF0481 protein At3g47200 isoform X1 codes for MDLTLISCQEMDLGSNSTSKASPGDETMEDVSLGACGRKIPRVPLAMLQMEFKDLNPTRSTSEYCSDYSPMVVSIGPYHPTRSTSEYCSDYSPMVVSIGPYHHGKPELQGVQNFKQELLDLFISGGRTTDDSILEDFMEHIDIARSYYMEGSVAAYSKEELAKMMLLDACFIISVNDTDTAKRISSRLGKLVLSLAFRDILLLENQIPFWFVKRFWKIRQGPAYANWWIKNFICRVIYGNHRNEAGDIGSDNDLPLFLLEALRRAIVAGTWTKSYKPKHHDDYVAADDHDIEAKRYDYSFHSVRDLKEKGIYFKPGRTGLVNDIKFKSFCFYGRVELPTFIVTNRSRVWLKNIIAYEMSPGTNVGLEVISYINFMKSIINDPKDVQELRDKRILINRLNSDDEVVKLFKEINTCGLDDDQFVLRVKERIQKHYNNKAKTWMSELIITHFLTPWKALALLAAIFILFLTASQTYFTVFPRD; via the exons ATGGACCTGACTCTGATATCATGTCAAGAAATGGatcttgggtctaactcaacctcaaaagctagcccTGGAG ACGAGACTATGGAAGATGTTTCGTTGGGTGCTTGTGGGCGGAAAATACCTAGAGTTCCACTGGCAATGTTACAGATGGAATTCAAAGATCTCAATCCCACGAGGTCTACTAGTGAGTATTGCAGTGACTATAGTCCCATGGTAGTTTCTATCGGGCCTTACCATCCCACGAGGTCTACTAGTGAGTATTGCAGTGACTATAGTCCCATGGTAGTTTCTATCGGGCCTTACCATCACGGGAAGCCTGAGCTTCAAGGTGTTCAGAACTTCAAGCAGGAActacttgatttatttatttctgGAGGTCGCACGACTGATGATTCCATACTCGAAGATTTCATGGAGCATATTGACATCGCGAGAAGTTATTATATGGAGGGGTCCGTTGCTGCTTATAGTAAAGAGGAATTAGCGAAAATGATGCTTCTGGATGCCTGTTTCATCATCTCAGTGAATGACACGGATACAGCCAAAAGAATTAGTAGTCGTCTTGGAAAACTGGTGTTGTCATTGGCTTTCCGCGACATACTTTTGCTTGAGAATCAAATACCGTTTTGGTTTGTCAAGCGATTTTGGAAGATACGACAGGGGCCAGCTTACGCAAATTGGTGGATCAAGAATTTTATATGCAGAGTTATATATGGAAATCACAGAAATGAAGCTGGGGATATTGGAAGTGATAACGACCTGCCACTCTTTCTTCTTGAAGCTCTCCGAAGAGCGATTGTCGCAGGAACATGGACCAAATCCTACAAACCAAAACATCATGATGATTACGTCGCTGCTGATGATCACGACATTGAAGCAAAGAGATACGATTACTCGTTTCATTCAGTCAGAGATCTCAAAGAAAAGGGGATCTATTTTAAGCCTGGCAGAACTGGTTTAGTGAACGACATAAAGTTCAAGTCATTCTGCTTCTACGGCAGGGTTGAATTACCAACATTCATCGTGACAAACAGGTCACGCGTTTGGCTGAAGAACATAATAGCTTATGAAATGAGCCCGGGGACAAATGTGGGATTGGAAGTAATATCTTACATAAATTTTATGAAGTCCATCATCAATGATCCAAAAGATGTGCAAGAACTACGAGACAAAAGGATACTCATCAATCGACTCAACAGTGACGATGAAGTAGTCAAATTGTTCAAGGAGATCAATACTTGCGGCTTGGATGACGATCAGTTTGTTCTCAGGGTCAAAGAGAGAATACAGAAGCACTATAATAACAAGGCAAAGACATGGATGTCTGAACTAATTATCACTCACTTTCTCACTCCATGGAAGGCACTTGCATTACTTGCTgctattttcattctttttttgacTGCTTCTCAAACCTATTTCACTGTTTTTCCAAGAGATTGA
- the LOC107848150 gene encoding UPF0481 protein At3g47200 isoform X3, translating to MEDVSLGACGRKIPRVPLAMLQMEFKDLNPTRSTSEYCSDYSPMVVSIGPYHPTRSTSEYCSDYSPMVVSIGPYHHGKPELQGVQNFKQELLDLFISGGRTTDDSILEDFMEHIDIARSYYMEGSVAAYSKEELAKMMLLDACFIISVNDTDTAKRISSRLGKLVLSLAFRDILLLENQIPFWFVKRFWKIRQGPAYANWWIKNFICRVIYGNHRNEAGDIGSDNDLPLFLLEALRRAIVAGTWTKSYKPKHHDDYVAADDHDIEAKRYDYSFHSVRDLKEKGIYFKPGRTGLVNDIKFKSFCFYGRVELPTFIVTNRSRVWLKNIIAYEMSPGTNVGLEVISYINFMKSIINDPKDVQELRDKRILINRLNSDDEVVKLFKEINTCGLDDDQFVLRVKERIQKHYNNKAKTWMSELIITHFLTPWKALALLAAIFILFLTASQTYFTVFPRD from the coding sequence ATGGAAGATGTTTCGTTGGGTGCTTGTGGGCGGAAAATACCTAGAGTTCCACTGGCAATGTTACAGATGGAATTCAAAGATCTCAATCCCACGAGGTCTACTAGTGAGTATTGCAGTGACTATAGTCCCATGGTAGTTTCTATCGGGCCTTACCATCCCACGAGGTCTACTAGTGAGTATTGCAGTGACTATAGTCCCATGGTAGTTTCTATCGGGCCTTACCATCACGGGAAGCCTGAGCTTCAAGGTGTTCAGAACTTCAAGCAGGAActacttgatttatttatttctgGAGGTCGCACGACTGATGATTCCATACTCGAAGATTTCATGGAGCATATTGACATCGCGAGAAGTTATTATATGGAGGGGTCCGTTGCTGCTTATAGTAAAGAGGAATTAGCGAAAATGATGCTTCTGGATGCCTGTTTCATCATCTCAGTGAATGACACGGATACAGCCAAAAGAATTAGTAGTCGTCTTGGAAAACTGGTGTTGTCATTGGCTTTCCGCGACATACTTTTGCTTGAGAATCAAATACCGTTTTGGTTTGTCAAGCGATTTTGGAAGATACGACAGGGGCCAGCTTACGCAAATTGGTGGATCAAGAATTTTATATGCAGAGTTATATATGGAAATCACAGAAATGAAGCTGGGGATATTGGAAGTGATAACGACCTGCCACTCTTTCTTCTTGAAGCTCTCCGAAGAGCGATTGTCGCAGGAACATGGACCAAATCCTACAAACCAAAACATCATGATGATTACGTCGCTGCTGATGATCACGACATTGAAGCAAAGAGATACGATTACTCGTTTCATTCAGTCAGAGATCTCAAAGAAAAGGGGATCTATTTTAAGCCTGGCAGAACTGGTTTAGTGAACGACATAAAGTTCAAGTCATTCTGCTTCTACGGCAGGGTTGAATTACCAACATTCATCGTGACAAACAGGTCACGCGTTTGGCTGAAGAACATAATAGCTTATGAAATGAGCCCGGGGACAAATGTGGGATTGGAAGTAATATCTTACATAAATTTTATGAAGTCCATCATCAATGATCCAAAAGATGTGCAAGAACTACGAGACAAAAGGATACTCATCAATCGACTCAACAGTGACGATGAAGTAGTCAAATTGTTCAAGGAGATCAATACTTGCGGCTTGGATGACGATCAGTTTGTTCTCAGGGTCAAAGAGAGAATACAGAAGCACTATAATAACAAGGCAAAGACATGGATGTCTGAACTAATTATCACTCACTTTCTCACTCCATGGAAGGCACTTGCATTACTTGCTgctattttcattctttttttgacTGCTTCTCAAACCTATTTCACTGTTTTTCCAAGAGATTGA
- the LOC107847737 gene encoding putative late blight resistance protein homolog R1B-16: MADVAVKFLVENLMQLLIDNADLILGIKGEVEDLLRDLSDFNAFLKQAAKSRRDNEVLKEMVKKIRKVVNAAEDSIDKFVIEAKRHDDKNKFAQWFHLTHVARAKGVADEIKSIRERVKEIRENDSYGLQAIALDDNYNRGDEERKAPVVEEDDVVGFDEEAKTVIDRLIGGSDDVEVVPVVGMPGLGKTTLAYKIYKDPKVEYEFFTRVWVYVSQRFKRREIFLNIISKFTRNTKQYHDTTEEDLANEVKELLGKGGKYLIVLDDVWTMEAWERIKVAFPNNGKRNRVLMTTRQTNVAKRCNDEPHNLKFLTKDESWELLEKKVFHKEKCPPELEWPGKSIAEKCMGLPLAIVVIAGALIGKGKTTREWEFVADSVGEHLINRDPENCKKLVQMSYDRLPYDLKACFLYCGAFLGGSQIPARKLIRLWIAEGFIQYQGPLTLEDIAEDHLNDLVNRNLVMVMQRSYSGHIKICRVHDMLHEFCRHEAMTEENLFQEIKRGQGRSFPDKQELATYRRLCIHSLVPEFLSTKPSGEHVRSFLCFGSKKIEMPSNEIPVIPKAFPLLRVLDAESIKFNRFSREFFKLFHLRYIAISTDKIKTIPADFGNLWNVQTLIVETQQGTLDIKADVWNMTRLRHVCTNASTTLPSTKRPKSSKDNLANRCLQTLSTIAPECCTAEVFTRTPNLKKLGVRGNIDALLETSKDGSGTVLFSNIGKLAYLENLKLVNDTRLSSKQQRLPPAYIFPQKLKKLTLVDTWFEWKDMSILGLLEYLEVLKLKENAFRGQSWEQEDGGFPRLQVLVIERTDLTSWKASSGNFPRLKHLVLISCDKLEALPAELADVKNLQLMELQSTSESAARSARAILKKKQEKEQDGSKSSGFKLSVFPHDLGL; encoded by the exons ATGGCGGATGTAGCAGTGAAGTTCTTGGTTGAAAATTTGATGCAATTATTAATTGACAATGCTGATTTAATCCTTGGAATAAAAGGTGAAGTTGAAGATCTACTCCGAGATCTTAGCGACTTTAATGCTTTCCTAAAGCAAGCTGCTAAGTCCCGGAGGGATAACGAG GTTTTGAAAGAAATggtgaagaaaataagaaaagtagTAAATGCTGCCGAGGATTCGATTGATAAGTTTGTGATTGAAGCTAAGAGACATGATGATAAAAACAAATTTGCTCAATGGTTTCATCTTACACATGTAGCTAGAGCAAAAGGTGTGGCTGATGAGATCAAAAGTATAAGAGAAAGAGTGAAGGAAATTCGTGAGAATGATTCGTATGGCCTTCAAGCTATTGCTTTGGACGATAATTACAACAGAGGTGATGAGGAGAGGAAG GCTCCTGTGGTTGAAGAAGACGACGTGGTAGGTTTTGATGAGGAGGCAAAAACTGTAATTGATCGTCTCATTGGAGGATCAGATGATGTTGAGGTTGTGCCAGTCGTTGGTATGCCTGGTCTTGGAAAAACAACTTTGGCATATAAGATTTATAAGGATCCGAAGGTTGAGTATGAGTTCTTCACGCGCGTTTGGGTATACGTTTCTCAAAGGTTCAAGAGAAGGGAGATATTTCTCAACATCATCAGCAAATTCACTCGAAACACCAAACAGTATCATGATACAACAGAGGAAGACTTAGCAAATGAAGTGAAGGAGCTTCTTGGGAAGGGTGGGAAATATCTTATAGTTTTGGATGATGTGTGGACAATGGAGGCTTGGGAACGAATCAAAGTTGCTTTCCCAAATAATGGTAAACGGAATAGAGTCTTGATGACCACGAGACAAACGAATGTGGCTAAGCGTTGCAATGATGAACCTCATAATCTAAAGTTTTTGACTAAAGATGAAAGTTGGGAGCTACTCGAGAAGAAGGTATTTCACAAGGAGAAGTGTCCACCTGAGTTAGAATGGCCTGGAAAAAGTATAGCCGAAAAATGTATGGGCTTGCCACTTGCTATAGTGGTTATCGCCGGAGCGCTGATAGGGAAAGGAAAGACGACAAGGGAATGGGAGTTTGTGGCTGACAGTGTGGGCGAGCACCTCATAAATAGAGATCCAGAGAACTGCAAGAAATTAGTGCAGATGAGTTATGACCGTTTGCCTTATGACCTAAAGGCGTGCTTTTTATACTGTGGGGCTTTTCTGGGAGGTTCTCAAATTCCAGCTCGGAAGTTGATTCGTCTATGGATCGCGGAAGGATTCATACAATACCAAGGACCATTGACTCTAGAGGATATAGCAGAGGATCACTTGAATGATCTTGTCAATAGGAACTTAGTGATGGTAATGCAAAGGAGTTACAGCGGCCATATCAAAATATGTCGTGTTCATGACATGTTGCATGAGTTCTGCAGACATGAGGCTATGACGGAGGAGAATCTTTTTCAAGAAATCAAACGAGGGCAAGGACGATCTTTTCCAGATAAACAAGAGTTAGCCACTTATCGTCGCCTATGTATTCATTCCTTGGTTCCTGAATTCTTATCGACAAAGCCCTCCGGTGAGCATGTTAGATCGTTCTTATGCTTTGGCTCGAAAAAAATTGAGATGCCTTCAAATGAAATACCAGTCATCCCCAAAGCATTTCCCTTGCTTCGGGTACTCGATGCTGAATCAATCAAGTTCAATCGATTTTCTCGGGAgttcttcaaattatttcattTAAGGTACATTGCTATCTCAACTGACAAGATCAAGACCATTCCTGCTGACTTTGGGAATCTTTGGAATGTACAAACACTTATAGTCGAGACGCAACAAGGTACTCTTGACATCAAAGCAGACGTTTGGAATATGACAAGATTAAGGCATGTGTGCACAAACGCCTCTACTACGTTGCCTTCCACTAAGCGCCCCAAGAGCAGCAAGGACAACTTGGCGAATCGTTGCCTACAAACACTTTCTACTATAGCACCTGAATGTTGCACCGCAGAAGTTTTTACTAGAACTCCTAATCTCAAGAAATTAGGCGTTCGTGGAAATATAGATGCACTTTTAGAAACCAGTAAGGACGGGTCTGGTACTGTTTTATTCAGTAACATAGGTAAGTTAGCTTACCTCGAAAATCTGAAGTTGGTGAATGATACTCGTCTAAGTAGTAAACAACAACGCCTTCCTCCAGCATATATTTTCCCTCAGAAGCTAAAAAAGCTCACTCTGGTAGATACTTGGTTTGAATGGAAAGATATGTCTATATTAGGTCTATTAGAGTACCTTGAGGTGCTGAAGTTGAAAGAAAATGCATTTAGGGGACAGTCGTGGGAACAAGAGGACGGTGGTTTTCCTCGTCTTCAGGTCCTAGTGATTGAAAGGACAGATCTAACTTCTTGGAAAGCCTCATCAGGGAACTTTCCACGACTAAAACACCTCGTTCTTATATCATGTGATAAACTTGAGGCGCTCCCCGCTGAACTGGCTGATGTGAAAAACCTCCAGCTAATGGAACTCCAGAGTACCAGTGAGTCTGCAGCTAGATCTGCACGAGCAATactaaaaaagaaacaagaaaaagaacAGGATGGCAGTAAGAGCAGCGGATTCAAGCTTTCTGTATTCCCTCACGATCTTGGATTGTAA